In a genomic window of bacterium:
- a CDS encoding sigma-54 dependent transcriptional regulator, producing the protein MKPARVKPRILVVDDDASIRSLMSEMLEDQGFEVLAAPDGTEALRRIRENDLNLVILDYWLPDFDGLKVLHEARKISPTLPVLMMSGYGTIKLAVQATKEGAYDFIEKPPDVDRVTVAIKNALEKDLLRREVATLKAETLAKYQMVGTSPAMQRLYEMIDRVAPSKASVLILGESGTGKELAAHAVHQKSAVAGGPFVRLNCAAIPHELIESELFGHEKGAFTGAVAQKPGKLELADKGTVLLDEIGDMDFHVQAKLLRFLQEGEFERVGGIKTLKVDVRTFAATNKNLEEEIKAKRFREDLFYRLNVVTLRVPPLRERTEDIPALAEHFLGKYCAEHGVPLKALTDDAIDLLAAQPWPGNVREFGNVIQRLVVLLPQQTLSAHDIRPLVTAETGSEQSASDGQSLKSARDDFERKHILKVLADCQGNITEAARILEIDRTTLYRTLERLGVSTASS; encoded by the coding sequence ATGAAACCAGCGAGAGTGAAGCCGCGAATCCTCGTCGTTGACGACGACGCCAGCATCCGGTCGCTGATGAGCGAGATGCTGGAAGACCAGGGGTTTGAGGTCCTTGCAGCGCCGGACGGAACCGAGGCCCTGCGGCGCATCCGTGAGAATGACCTGAATCTGGTCATTCTGGACTACTGGCTGCCCGACTTCGACGGCCTGAAGGTCTTGCACGAGGCCCGCAAGATCAGCCCAACGCTGCCGGTATTGATGATGTCCGGCTACGGGACCATCAAGCTGGCCGTGCAGGCGACAAAGGAGGGCGCGTATGACTTCATCGAGAAACCGCCCGATGTTGACCGCGTGACCGTCGCAATCAAGAACGCCCTTGAAAAGGACCTGCTCAGGCGAGAAGTCGCCACGCTCAAGGCCGAGACTCTGGCGAAGTACCAGATGGTCGGCACGTCTCCTGCCATGCAGCGACTGTACGAGATGATTGACCGCGTAGCGCCATCCAAGGCCAGCGTCCTGATACTGGGCGAGAGCGGCACGGGGAAAGAGCTTGCCGCTCACGCGGTCCATCAGAAGAGCGCTGTGGCCGGCGGGCCGTTCGTTCGCCTCAACTGCGCCGCGATTCCACACGAACTCATCGAGAGCGAGCTATTCGGTCACGAGAAAGGCGCTTTCACCGGCGCAGTCGCCCAGAAGCCGGGCAAGCTGGAGCTGGCCGACAAGGGCACGGTATTGCTTGATGAGATTGGCGACATGGACTTCCATGTTCAGGCCAAGCTGCTTCGCTTCCTGCAGGAAGGGGAGTTTGAGCGCGTCGGCGGCATAAAGACGCTCAAGGTGGACGTGCGCACTTTCGCAGCCACGAACAAGAACCTGGAAGAGGAAATCAAGGCAAAGCGCTTCCGCGAGGACTTGTTCTACCGTTTGAACGTTGTGACTCTCAGGGTTCCCCCGCTCCGTGAGAGGACAGAGGACATCCCGGCTCTGGCAGAGCACTTCCTTGGCAAGTACTGCGCCGAGCATGGCGTCCCGTTGAAGGCGCTGACAGATGACGCTATTGACCTTCTCGCGGCGCAACCTTGGCCCGGCAATGTCCGGGAGTTCGGCAACGTCATCCAGCGGCTCGTTGTCCTTCTTCCCCAACAGACGCTCTCAGCGCATGACATCAGACCTCTAGTAACCGCCGAAACCGGTTCTGAGCAGTCGGCATCGGACGGCCAGTCGCTCAAGTCGGCTCGCGACGATTTCGAGCGAAAGCACATTCTCAAGGTGCTGGCTGACTGCCAAGGGAACATAACCGAAGCCGCCCGTATCCTTGAGATAGACAGAACCACGCTGTACCGAACCTTGGAACGCCTCGGCGTTAGTACGGCCAGCAGCTAA